A window of Piliocolobus tephrosceles isolate RC106 chromosome 13, ASM277652v3, whole genome shotgun sequence contains these coding sequences:
- the LOC111544854 gene encoding olfactory receptor 5B21 → MENRTEVTEFILLGLTDDPNLQIPLLLAFLFIYLITLLGNGGMMVIIHSDSHLHTPMYFFLSNLSFVDLGYSSAVAPKTVAALQSGDKAISYNGCAAQFFFFVGFATVECYLLASMAYDRHAAVCRPLHYTTTMTAGVCALLATGSYVSGFLNASIHAAGTFRLSFCSSNEINHFFCDISPLLALSCSDTCISKLVVFFVVGFNVFFTLLVILISYFFICITIQRMRSAEGRKKVFSTCASHLTAVSIFYGTIVFMYLQPNSSQSMDTDKIASVFYTVVIPMLNPLIYSLRNKEVKSALWKILNKLHPQY, encoded by the coding sequence ATGGAGAATAGAACAGAAGTGACAGAGTTTATCCTCTTGGGATTAACAGATGACCCCAATCTTCAGATACCCCTCCTCCTGGCATTTTTATTCATCTACCTCATCACCCTGCTTGGGAATGGAGGAATGATGGTGATCATCCACTCAGACTCCCATCTCCACACTCCAATGTACTTTTTCCTCAGTAACCTCTCCTTTGTGGACTTGGGTTACTCATCAGCTGTAGCCCCCAAAACGGTGGCTGCATTGCAGTCAGGGGACAAGGCCATCTCCTACAATGGATGTGCAGCTCAGTTCTTCTTCTTTGTGGGGTTTGCCACTGTTGAGTGCTACCTCCTGGCCTCCATGGCCTATGACCGCCATGCAGCGGTATGTAGGCCTCTTCATTACACCACCACCATGACAGCAGGTGTGTGTGCCCTCCTTGCTACTGGTTCCTATGTCTCTGGCTTCCTTAATGCCTCTATCCATGCAGCAGGCACCTTCAGACTCTCATTCTGTAGTTCTAATGAGATTAATCATTTCTTCTGTGACATTTCCCCACTCCTGGCTCTCTCATGCTCTGACACGTGCATCAGCAAGTTGGTGGTCTTCTTTGTGGTGGGTTTCAACGTCTTTTTCACCCTCCTGGTCATCCTCATTTCTTACTTCTTCATATGCATCACCATTCAAAGGATGCGTTCTGCTGAAGGGCGGAAGAAAGTCTTCTCCACCTGTGCTTCCCATCTCACTGCTGTGTCCATCTTCTATGGCACAATCGTCTTCATGTACTTACAGCCCAACTCCAGCCAGTCCATGGACACAGACAAAATAGCCTCTGTGTTTTACACAGTGGTGATTCCCATGCTGAATCCCTTGATCTACAGCCTTAGGAACAAAGAAGTGAAAAGTGCTCTCTGGAAAATACTCAACAAACTTCACCCCCAATATTAA